A part of Salmo salar chromosome ssa18, Ssal_v3.1, whole genome shotgun sequence genomic DNA contains:
- the LOC123728783 gene encoding uncharacterized protein yields the protein MRYTERRVQSGCVSNWGSVTGSTCTISNTYTWSSGVFWCESGSGEYSNAVNITVNDGDVILESPVHPVTEGDSVTLTCTFRYQETNPNPKTDFYKDGVLIKNETTGEMTISTVSKSDEGFYKCKSGKGESPESWVTVRVVSPGSSTSVLVGVVVGLVVAGVLLVLLWRYQNRKRSCFNRIFWPPQPQSTNQDPQQDQGSGYTHQQHGDTNIYDTINPSDNNDNDAAGASAAGPSHVTYAQIQLKKLDKKKKEKLADLAKNPVYSVVKTGKARAAGPVDVTYAEVDLKNKAKAKKKRAPIETATPPECIYYSGYKNRAAGPVDVTYAEVDLQKKNKTKKKRETPTPETDSVYALMKPYTDPAAGPVDVTYAEVDLQKRAKAKKNRETATPPEADSVYSRLKPRSCPGP from the exons ATGAGATACACGGAGAGAAGAGTACAGTCAGGGTGTGTCTCTAACTGGGGATCAGTAACAGGGTCTACATGTACCATCAGCAACACATACACATGGTCCAGTGGAGTGTTCTGGTGTGAGTCTGGATCAGGAGAGTACAGTAATGCTGTCAACATCACAGTAAATG ATGGTGATGTGATCCTGGAGAGTCCTGTCCATCCCGTGACTGAAGGAGACTCTGTGACTCTGACCTGTACATTTAGATATCAGGAAACAAATCCTAACCCCAAGACTGATTTCTACAAAGATGGAGTACTCATCAAGAATGAGACCACAGGAGAGATGACCATCTCTACAGTATCCAAGTCAGATGAAGGATTCTATAAGTGTAAATCTGGTAAAGGAGAATCACCAGAGAGCTGGGTGACAGTAAGAG tcgtatctcctgGATCCTCTACATCAGTCCTAGTAGGAGTGGTTGTGGGTCTGGTTGTTGCTGGTGTTCTACTGGTCCTGCTGTGGAGATATCAAAACAGAAAAC GTTCCTGTTTCAACAGAATATTCTG GCCCCCTCAGCCCCAGAGTACCAACCAGGACCCCCAACAGGACCAAGGATCTGGGTATACACATCAACAGCATG GTGACACTAACATCTACGATACGATCAATCCCTCAGACAACAATGATAATg ATgctgctggtgcttctgctgcTGGACCAAGTCATGTGACTTACGCCCAGATTCAACTCAAAAAGTTGGACAAGAAAAAGAAAG aAAAGCTAGCTGATCTAGCTAAAAATCCAGTCTACTCTGTGGTGAAAACAGGGAAAGCCAGAG CAGCTGGACCTGTTGATGTGACCTATGCTGAGGTGGACCTCAAAAACAAGGCCAAAGCCAAGAAGAAGAGAG cccctatagaaacagcaACTCCACCTGAGTGTATATATTATTCTGGATATAAGAATAGAG CAGCTGGACCTGTTGATGTGACCTATGCTGAGGTTGACCTTCAAAAGAAGAACAAAACCAAGAAGAAGAGAG AAACACCAACACCAGAGACAGATTCAGTCTACGCACTAATGAAGCCATACACTGACCCCG CAGCTGGACCTGTTGATGTGACCTATGCTGAGGTTGACCTCCAAAAGAGGGCCAAAGCCAAGAAGAATAGAG AAACAGCAACCCCACCAGAGGCGGATTCAGTCTATTCTCGATTGAAGCCACGCTCATGCCCCG GTCCTTGA